The DNA segment ACTTTAACGCCCAGCAGGACGACATTTACATCGATGTTGCCTATGCCGAAAACCCGATCAGTTTTCGCAATCAGCCAGGCTCCGCGCCGGATCTGATCATCCAGCGCAATCCGGCTGGAAGCTATCAGACGGACTGGTTCCGCACCCTCGACATCAGCCTGCATCCGGAAACATATCCCCAGCTCGCAGATCACTTTCGCAACGAAACTAAGTCCAGGATGCTGCCGCTGTCCTTTTCGCTGCCGATGATCGTCTGGCATGAGCAGCAGCCAGGGGGCAGCCTTCCCCTTACCATCGGGCTGCAGCAGCTGGCCGAGCTTACCGAAACGGCGCAGAGCAACGGACGGCTCACCCATATCGGGTTTGCACCGGTCTGGGACAGCCGGGTGCTGCTGTGGCATCTGCGCGCACACCAGGTTGACCTGGCCTTCCGCCAGCCGGGTACCCCGGCCTGGACGCCCGAGGAAACCGCCGCAGCCGTCGACGAGGTGCGCGGCTGGATGGACGAGACCCTGGGCTCAAGGGAGGAGCTTGCCAGATTCAACGACACCTACCTCTATATTCCCTACTATGCCCTGCTGCGCCAGGGGCGCATTGATTATCACCCCGCAGATCTGCGCGAGTTTTTCGCGCTGCCGTCCAGCCTGCGTCGCGAACTCGATTTTGCCTGGTTCGGCAGCAATGGCCGCATTCCGGTGCCTGCCTCGATTATCTACGGAGCGATACCCCGACGATCAGACAACCCCCGGGCTGCCAGACACTTCCTGGAGTGGCTGTCCCAGCCAGAGAACCAGCAGGCCCTGATCGCCTACACCCTTGATCAGCAGCTGCCGGAATTCGGTTTTTTCGGTGGGTTCTCCGCGCTGGTGGCCACCAATGAACAGACCATACCGGCTACCTTCCGGGAGATGCAGGGGAAGGCCCCGGTTGCATCCAGACTGCAGTTTCCGGCACCGATGCCATGGTACTGGTCCAGCCTGGAATCGCAGATCCTGCTCCCCTTCCTTGTCGACTCTGTTGTGCAGGAAGAGCCCCCGGCTCCCGAGGTACTTCCTGACCGAATCGAGAGCTGGCTTTCCCGGCTTGGCATAGATTGACACCACCGCCCCGGTTTTTGTTTGACAGGCAGGAAATTCCGGCATACCATAGAGGCATAATATAACCCTATATGGAGGTACCTATGGCCACAGTTGAGCTCAAGAATCTGAGCAAGGTCTATGAAGGCGGCGTTAAAGCCGTTAAGGAAGCAAACTTCGTTATCAACGACAAAGAGTTTGTTGTTCTCGTTGGTCCGTCCGGGTGTGGTAAAACCACTACCCTGCGCATGGTTGCCGGTCTGGAAGAGATTTCCGGTGGTGAGCTGCGCATCGACGGGGAACTGGTAAACGAAAAACCCCCGAAAGATCGTGACATCGCGATGGTTTTCCAGAACTACGCCCTGTATCCGCACATGAGTGTGTACGACAACATGGCGTTTGGTCTGAAGATCCGCAAATACAACAAGGAAGAGATCAAGAAGCGTGTCGATGAAGCTGCCCGTATCCTGGATATCGGCGAACTGCTGGATCGCAAGCCGAAGGCCCTGTCCGGTGGTCAGCGACAGCGTGTAGCCGTCGGTCGTGCAATTGTGCGTAAGCCCAAGGTATTCCTGTTCGATGAGCCCCTGTCCAACCTGGACGCCAAGCTCCGCGTTCAGATGCGCGCCGAGGTCAGCGCCCTGCACACCCGCCTGCAGGCAACCATGATCTATGTTACCCACGACCAGGTCGAAGCTATGACCATGGGTGACAAGATCGTTGTTATGAAAGACGGCCTGATCCAGCAGATCGGTGACCCGCTCACCCTGTACAACAAGCCGGTTAACCGCTTTGTTGCCGGTTTCATCGGCTCTCCTCCGATGAACTTCATGACCGTAAAGGTTACTGAGGAAGGCGGCAAGATCAAGCTGACCGAGGGTAACTTCTCGGTAATCCTGAAAGGCGCCAAGGCTGATCAGGCCAAGCCCTATGTAGGTCAGGAGCTGATTATGGGTATCCGACCGGAGGACCTGGAGTACAATGCCAGCGCACCGGACGAAGACTGTATCCGTGCCAATGTAGAGGTTATCGAGCCGCTGGGTGCCGAGACCCATGTCTACGTCAACACCGGGTCGCATACCATCATTGCACGAACCGCACCGACACTGAAGTACGACATCGGCGACGAGCTGCGCTTTGTGCCCAACATGGAGCGCATGGTACTGTTCGATATCGCTACCGAAGAATCACTGGATGCCAAGAGCTGATCAGGCTTCCAGGCAAAAAAAAGACCGCCAATGCTGGCGGTCTTTTTTTATGGGGATCTGTCTGCAGCGGAAGTAATCTGCGGCAGGTTGCCCGCAACACGGCTGCGGACCGTACACACCGGCCCGCGTACGCCGGCGGCGCACCTGGGTTCAGAACGGCAACCGTCCATTGTTGCGCTCGGCATACAGCCGAAACACGTAGCGCAGCATGTCCAGCCGCTCCTGCAGCACCGCTGCATCCCGATCAAACTCGGTAAAAAACTCGCGTGGATCCGACTCCTGAAAGTCCGCCAGATCCAGCTGGTGGCGTAATTCAGCGGTGCGGTAGTACAACCGCTCGAATATAACCATATGTGCGGCCATGCGCATCAGCGGCCCGGCAACAGCAGATTTCTGCTGCATCTGCTCCATGGTAGAGGATTGTCTTCCCTGCCTGTCCTCGAGTATCCAGCGGTCGATAATATCCTCATGCGTCATCAGCTCCTCGTATCGCTGCAGGAACTCGTCGCGCGCAGCCCGATAGCGCCGGGAAAAATCTGCTACTGCTGCCTCGGGATTCGCCCGCAGGGCCTCCAGCCGCTGCTCTCGCCACCGGGTTCGGAAATCATGCTCCTGCCCGGCTGCCAGGGCAACCGCCCGAAAACCGTTTACCACGGTAAACTCCACTGCCTGGCCCGGCACCGCCATCGCGGTGGCGCCGTCTTCAGCGCGCACCTCGACACGACCGCTGCCGGTGGTAACCAGATACTCCCCCTGACCGGCAGTGTCGATGGTAAAATCGGTCCCCCGGACACCCATCACCGCTCCAGAGGTCCGTACCGAGAAACTGCGGCCCCGGGGTATGCGATCCACCGAAAAGCTGCTGCTGCCGCGCAGCAGATGCACCGTTGATTCACGCCGGCCCTGATCAAATGCCAGGTAAAACTCGCTCTCCGGCTGAACCGTAACCCGCCCTTCCATTCCGGTATGCGCCAGCAGTGAAAACTCGATCACGGAGGATTGATCGGTACGAATATGGTCCAGGTTATACAGGGAAAAGCCGAAGTCCACCGTGTCGGTTATGGGGCGTCCCCCGCGCACTATCCCGGGCTGCCCTTCCAGGTAAGCTAC comes from the Spirochaeta africana DSM 8902 genome and includes:
- a CDS encoding FecR family protein, giving the protein MINRLLTVLVVMLLAAAGAAADEPVGSVAYLEGQPGIVRGGRPITDTVDFGFSLYNLDHIRTDQSSVIEFSLLAHTGMEGRVTVQPESEFYLAFDQGRRESTVHLLRGSSSFSVDRIPRGRSFSVRTSGAVMGVRGTDFTIDTAGQGEYLVTTGSGRVEVRAEDGATAMAVPGQAVEFTVVNGFRAVALAAGQEHDFRTRWREQRLEALRANPEAAVADFSRRYRAARDEFLQRYEELMTHEDIIDRWILEDRQGRQSSTMEQMQQKSAVAGPLMRMAAHMVIFERLYYRTAELRHQLDLADFQESDPREFFTEFDRDAAVLQERLDMLRYVFRLYAERNNGRLPF
- a CDS encoding ABC transporter ATP-binding protein; the protein is MATVELKNLSKVYEGGVKAVKEANFVINDKEFVVLVGPSGCGKTTTLRMVAGLEEISGGELRIDGELVNEKPPKDRDIAMVFQNYALYPHMSVYDNMAFGLKIRKYNKEEIKKRVDEAARILDIGELLDRKPKALSGGQRQRVAVGRAIVRKPKVFLFDEPLSNLDAKLRVQMRAEVSALHTRLQATMIYVTHDQVEAMTMGDKIVVMKDGLIQQIGDPLTLYNKPVNRFVAGFIGSPPMNFMTVKVTEEGGKIKLTEGNFSVILKGAKADQAKPYVGQELIMGIRPEDLEYNASAPDEDCIRANVEVIEPLGAETHVYVNTGSHTIIARTAPTLKYDIGDELRFVPNMERMVLFDIATEESLDAKS